GGACCTCGCCCAAGGCAGCCGCCTTGCTCTGCACCTGCCGATAGGTCAGTCCCGACCAGATCCGCAGCGCCCGCAGCGCCGCCACGAACTCGGCCGGTGTCCGGGCACCGGCGGGAGAGGGAGCTTCGATCGACTCGTGCCCGGCATCGTCGCTCACACCCCCAGGATGGCGTGACGGCACCGGTACGACCACCAACCGCGATCTCGCGCCCCGGCTCCCACCTCGGAATCACCCGGTAGCAGGATCCCCGTCCGCATTGATGCGGCAGGTGGTGATGCGGACGGCTGCGCGGCGGAAGTGCCGGAAGGGCCTTCGACGCGACTCACCCGCACCGTCCCGTCGGCCCGCGGTCCGGTGGTGGGCCCCTCGCTTACCCGGGCGGGCCCGCCGCACATGCCGACGATGGCGCGGGCGCCGGAACCGGCAGCACCGCCGTAATTCGCGTTCACATCGGTTCGGCACACCGCGAATGCTGTTCCGAACACAGCCGAACAGACGCCGGCCTTGTCGGTGCCGGGGCCAGGCGGCAGCATCGCAGGCAATCAGAACGGGTCCGGCAACCACGATTTCCGAAAACAAGGTGAACCCCATGCACTTACGAGGCACCATCAGCGCCATCGCATTGTTTTTGAGCGCTCCCACCGCGAGCGGTGCCGCCTCGGCCGCACCGCTCGCCGAATCGACCGACGCCACTCCTCCCACGACCCGGGAAGTGATCAAATGGTGGGCGTCGCAGAGCATTTTCGTCATGGACGCGTCGAACTTCGGCGGTCACGGCACCCCGGTCGTGCTCTGGCAGGACACCGGCGGCGGTAACCAGTACTGGGTGACTGAGGGGGCCCGCGAGGGCGGCACCTACCTGCACCCCGCGTACTCCAGCGGGCTGTGCCTCGACTTCAACGGGGAACGGGGTTACGGGAATCCCATCAAGGTCAACGACTGCGATGGCAGCGACTCCCAGCGGTGGTTCTTCTTCTACCACCCGAGCGGAGGGAATGCGATTGCCACGCACAGCGACTACCAGTACTGCATCGACGTACCCGATGCCAATTTCTCGGCAGGTCGGCAGATTCAGCTCTGGGGGTGCAACAACAGGTCGTCACAGCAGTGGCTGAGGTAGCCGACCCACAGTTCGCGCAACCGCGTCGACCGCACCACCTCCGACCGCCCGACCGCAGCGGGCAACCCGTGTTGGGCGGACAAGGTGCCGTCTCGACGCCAAGACCGGGGAGGGTTCCCGCGCAGACCGCCGGTCTCGTGGGGCGGTCTGCACCAACAATCGGAGGAGGAGGTTCGAAAGTTTCGCCAGTACCAACCCTACTACTTGCGCGACAGGGCTTTCTTGACGAGGTCGGACGGCACATCTCATACTCGTCCTGAAATTTTAGAAATCAAGTCCGAATGTTTCAAACCTCTCGGAGATCCACCATGGCCACGACGCTCACCGCCGTCACCGCCCCGGCCAGCAGGGTGGGCCGGGCGGCCTGGCCGCGGTGGGCGGGTACCTGGGCGGCGATGCCGCAGCCCACCGAACCGGGCGACATGCCGCCCCCGCGGTTCACCTGGGACGGGCTGGTCCTGGCCGACACCACCCTGCGCCAGACCGTGCGGGTCTCGGTCGGCGGTGACCGGCTCCGGCTGCGGTTCTCCAACGCCTTCAGCGGCGCGCCGCTGTCGCTGACCGCGATGGCGGTGGCGCTGCCGGAG
This portion of the Saccharothrix syringae genome encodes:
- a CDS encoding RICIN domain-containing protein → MHLRGTISAIALFLSAPTASGAASAAPLAESTDATPPTTREVIKWWASQSIFVMDASNFGGHGTPVVLWQDTGGGNQYWVTEGAREGGTYLHPAYSSGLCLDFNGERGYGNPIKVNDCDGSDSQRWFFFYHPSGGNAIATHSDYQYCIDVPDANFSAGRQIQLWGCNNRSSQQWLR